AGTTCCACATCTCCCAGCATGATGAAGCCGGCAATGGCCAGCTTGTCAGTGACGTTGAGGATGGAAAGCCTTCTCTTTACCCCTGCCACTTCTAAATCATAGAATCTATTTGCCATATTGCACCTCTCACTTTATCGCAGCTTATTTTGCAACAAGATTGTATTGTAGCACTTCCACTTAATTTTTGCCAGTGGCAAAATGGCTTTCTGTGCTTTTTTCCTTCTTGGGCCCTCTTTCTTTGGCCACAGACAACATGAGCTTGATGCGGTTCAGCTGGTTGACCTCGGAGGAACCTGCATCGCAGTCGATGGCAGTGAGGTTGGCCCCCGGGTAGCTGGCCCTGAGCTCATGGAGCACGCCCTTGCCCGTGATATGGTTGGGCAGGCAGCCGAAGGGCTGGAGGCAGATGACGTTGGGAACCCCTTCATCAATGAGCTTCACCATCTCGCCGGTGAGGAACCAGCCCTCCCCTGCCATATTGCCCAGAGACACATGGCGGGAAGCCAGCCTGGCTGTCTCGTAGATGGAGCGTGGTGCCAGGAAATGCCGGCTCTGCTCCAACGCCTTCTTCATGGGATGGCGGAAGAACTCCAAGAGACGGATGAACATCTTGCTGAAGACCTGCTCCTTGTAGGAGCCTGACAGCAGCTTACGCTTGGCAATGGCATCGTAGGCGGTATAGAGGAAGAAGTCTACGAAGTCCGGCATGACCACCTCGGCTCCTTCGTCCATGAGGACTTGCTCAAGATGATTGTTGGCCACGGGATGGTATTTCACCAGGATCTCCCCTACCACGCCCACCTTGGGCTTCCAAAGCTCCTCATCAATGGGCAGATGGTCAAAATCCCTGACCATCGCCTTCATGTTCTTCCGATACTTCCACCAGCTGCCGTGCCGGATCTCTTCCTTGGCCCGCTCCAGCCACTTGTTATACAGGGCCTTGGTGCTGCCGGCGGTGAGTTCGTAGGGCATCATGCGGTTCTTCACATTCATCAGGGCATCGCCGTAAACGGCGGCCTTGATGACATCCACCAGCATCTCCCGGGTCAGCTTGAAGTCGTCAGTCTCATCCGGCAGTCCCATGCAGGCAAAGACAGGTACCTGGGGGAACCCGGCGTATTTCAGCGCCTCGCGCAGCACGCCGATGTAGTTGGTGGCGCGGCAGGCACCGCAGGTCTGGAACAGCACGATGCTGGTGTGGTCCGGGTCGCAGAGCCCGTCCTTCAGGGCCGAAATCAGCTGCCCGATGACCACGATGGCCGGGTAGCACATGTCGTTGTTCACATACCTGAGGCCCACATCCGTGGTCTGCTTGTTGGGCATGGGCGGAATCATCACATTGTAGCCATACTTCCGCAGGGCTGTCTTGATGAGCTCGAAATGGATAGGCGCCATCTGGGGTGCCAGGATAGTATGGGCAGCCTTGCAGTCTGCCGTGAAATGCGGCCTCTCGATGGGCTTCACCTCACGATAGGGCAGGGGCTTCCTGCGGGCCAGAGCCGCCATCAGGGAGCGCAGGCGGATGCGGGCCGCCCCCAGATTGGACACTTCGTCCAATTTGATCATGGTGTAGATGCGGTCATGGGCTTCCAGGATATCCTTGGTCTGCCCGGTAGTCAGGGCATCAAGGCCGCAGCCGAAAGAACTCAGCTGGATCAGCGTGAGGTTCGGATGCTCTGCCACGAACTGGGCCGCCCGATAGAGACGGGCATGGTAGCTCCACTGGTTCACAATGCTGAGCTTCTGGGCCTTGATGGGCAGATGGCAGACCGCATCCTCAGAGAGGATAGGCAGTTTGTAGGACTGGATCATTTCGGCAATACCGTGATTGATTTCCGGATCCACATGATAGGGACGCCCCACCAGCACAATAGCCTGCTGGCCCGTTTTCTCAATATGCTCCAAAATGCTGGCACCAAAGGCCCGCACATCCTCGCGATACTTAGCCAGTTCCCTGTAGCCTGCCGCCACTGCCGTCTTGATTTCCTGCTTGCTGAGGCCCTCATGGCTGCCCAGCTCCTCATAAAGGCGCTGCACCATGCGCTTCTCATCGTCCAATGGCAGGAATGGCTGAAGGAAATCTACCCCTTCCTCCTTCAGGATATCCATGTTGCCACGGATATTCTCCGCATAGGAAGCCACGATGGGGCAGTTGAAGTGATTGTCCGACTGGCACTGGTCATCTGCCATATTGTAAGGCTCGCAGGGATAGAAAATCTTCTTGACTCCCTTTTCCACCAGATCCATGATATGGCCATGCACCAATTTGGCCGGATAACAAAGGGAATCCGAAGGAATGGTGGCCATACCCTTGTAGTACATCCTGGCGCTGGATTTGCCCGAGAGCACCACTTCATAGCCCAGCTCCGTGAAGAAAGTGAACCAGAAGGGATAGTCCTCATACATATTCAGCACCCGGGGCAGGCCGATGCGCCCCCGCTTCGCGCCTTCATTGGGCGCATAAGCCTTGAAGAGGCGGTCGTACTTATACTGATAGATATTGGGCACCTCATGCGTGGCCTTGCTGCCCCCGGCCCCCCGCTCACAGCGGTTGCCAGTGAAATACTTGCCCCCGTCCGGGAACTTCTGCATGGTCACCAGGCACTTGTTGCCGCAGCCCTGGCAACGGTAAGAGCTGGTAGCTACGGTAAACTCTGCCAGTTCTTCTGAGGAAAGCAGCTGAGACTTCTCCTCGGGGCGTTCATCGGCTTCCAAAGCCAGGATAGCCGCACCATAAGCCCCCATAAGCCCCGCAATATCCGGGCGGATAACCTCCCGGTCAAGCAATTTCTCCATGCAGCGCAGCACAGCATCATTGTAGAAAGTGCCCCCCTGCACCACAATGTGGTCACCCAAGGTGGAGGTATCCTTCAGCTGCATGACCTTGAAGAGGGCATTCTTGATGACGGAGAAGGCAATGCCGGCGGAAATATCCGCCACCTCTGCCCCTTCCTTCTGGGCCTGCTTCACCTTGGAATTCATGAAGACAGTGCAGCGGGTACCCAGGTCTACAGGAGCCTTGGACTCAATGGCCCTCTCGGCAAACTCTGCCGCCGTCATGTGCAGGCCCTCGGCAAAGTTCTGGATAAAGGAGCCGCAGCCTGCCGAACAGGCTTCATTCAGGGTGATATTGCCGATATTGCCGTCCTTGACGAAGAAGCACTTCATATCCTGCCCGCCGATATCCAGCACGAAGGTGACTTCGGGGCAGAATTCCTGGGCCGCCCGCAAATGGGCAAAGGTCTCCACCTCGCCCCCGTCAGCGTGGACAGCGGCCTTCACAATGGCCTCGCCGTAGCCGGTAGTCAGCACCCCTGCAATATAAGCACTTTCCGGCAGGGCCTTGTAAAGCTCCTTCAGCTCCCCTACCACTGTCTGGAGGGGAGAACCCTGATTGCTGCCGTAGGAAGTGTAGAGAATTTCCTTTTCCAGGCCAATGGCCGTGATCTTGGTGGTGGTGGAACCTGCGTCAATGCCCACGTAAACGGGACCGGCGTAGGAAGAAAGCTCTCCCCGCTTCACCTTGTCCCTGTCGTGGCGGGCCTTGAACTCCTTGTACTCGGCAGGAGTATCAAAGAGGGTGAAGTCTGCCTTGCGGGTCTCGGCAGCAGCTGCCTGGGCCGCGCCTTTGATGCAGGCGTCCAGTTTTTGGGTGTCAATGACCTGCGCCTCTTCGGAAAGAGCAGAGCCCATGGCCACGAAGTAGTTGCCATAGTCCACCTTTACCACATGGTCATCGTCCAGCTTCAAAGTCTCAATAAAGCGGTTCTTCAACTCCGGCAGGAAGTGCAGCGGCCCTCCCAGGAAAGCCACCTTGCCCGTAATGGGACGCCCCTGGGCCAGATTGCCGATGGTCTGGTTCACCACCGCCTGGAAGATGGAAAGAGCAATATCCGCCTTTTCCGCTCCGTCATTCATAAGGGCCTGGATGTCCGTCTTGGCAAAGACACCACAGCGGGAGGCAATAGTATAGATCTGCCTGCCCTTTTCTGCCAGAGCGTTCAGCCCCGGAGCATCCGTGGACAAAAGAGAAGCCATGTGGTCGATAAAAGACCCGGTGCCCCCTGCGCAGACGCCGTTCATGCGCTGCTCCGGCGCATCGCCGAAATAAGTGATCTTGGCATCCTCGCCGCCCAGCTCAACCACCGTATCGGTCTGGGGAATCAGCTCCTTCACCGCCGCAGCGCAGGCAATGACCTCCTGCACAAAGGGCAGGCCAATGCGCTGGGCAATGCCCATGCCTGCAGAGCCCGTGAGGGCAAAGGAAAACTTCTTCTCCCCCACCACTTCCTTGAGGTGCGTGAGGTTTTCCTGCAAAGCATTGCCAATTTCTGAAAAGTGACGGGCATAGTTCTTGTAGAGTATCTTCTTTTCATGGTCCATCACCACCAGCTTGATGGTGGTAGAGCCCACATCAATGCCCACCTTCAGTATTGAGTCCATGTTTACACCACCTAGTATTACGGGAATTTCTTGTAGAACTTAGTTCTATAAAGCATGACTAAGAAGCCCTTTTACAGGCTCTTTTCATATTTTATACCATGTCAAGGCTGCCTGTCTAGTAATTTTAAGGGAGAGCGACACCATCCTGCGCTCTCCCTTAAAGATTCTTGTATTTGTTCAGTTAAGCCACGCCAACGCTGACAAGCCTGCTGCCAGCAGCACCATCAGGGTCACCGCCGCATAGTCCAGCCTGGTCACCGCCAGAGCCTTCATCTGCGTCCTGCCCACGCCGCCGCGGTAGCAGCGGGCTTCCATAGCCAGAGCCAGTTCATCAGCTCTGCGGAAGGCAGAGAGGAACAGAGGCACCATGATGGGCACCGCTGCCTTGATGCGGGTGGCAAGGCCGCCGGAGGAAAAATCCACTCCTCTGGCCTGCTGGGCTTTCATGATACGGTCTGTTTCCTCTATCAGGGTAGGCACGAACCGCAGGGCTATGGTCATCATCATGGCCAGCTCATGGGCAGGCACGCCAAAGCGGCGAAAAGGCGACAACAGTGCCTCCATGGCATCTGTCAGCTTCACGGGGCTGGTGGTGAAAGTCAGCAGGGAGCTGAGGAGTATCAGGAGCACCAGCCGCAGGCAGATGAAGCTGCCCCGGGAGATGCCCTCCTGGGTGATGGCCACAGGCCCCAGCTTCGCTACTTCCTCTCCCGGCGTGCCCAGCAGGTGGATGATGAAGGTCAGCACGATGATCCATAGCAGGGGCCTGATGGACTTCAGGAGCACCAG
This genomic interval from Selenomonas sp. AB3002 contains the following:
- a CDS encoding 2-hydroxyacyl-CoA dehydratase; the protein is MDSILKVGIDVGSTTIKLVVMDHEKKILYKNYARHFSEIGNALQENLTHLKEVVGEKKFSFALTGSAGMGIAQRIGLPFVQEVIACAAAVKELIPQTDTVVELGGEDAKITYFGDAPEQRMNGVCAGGTGSFIDHMASLLSTDAPGLNALAEKGRQIYTIASRCGVFAKTDIQALMNDGAEKADIALSIFQAVVNQTIGNLAQGRPITGKVAFLGGPLHFLPELKNRFIETLKLDDDHVVKVDYGNYFVAMGSALSEEAQVIDTQKLDACIKGAAQAAAAETRKADFTLFDTPAEYKEFKARHDRDKVKRGELSSYAGPVYVGIDAGSTTTKITAIGLEKEILYTSYGSNQGSPLQTVVGELKELYKALPESAYIAGVLTTGYGEAIVKAAVHADGGEVETFAHLRAAQEFCPEVTFVLDIGGQDMKCFFVKDGNIGNITLNEACSAGCGSFIQNFAEGLHMTAAEFAERAIESKAPVDLGTRCTVFMNSKVKQAQKEGAEVADISAGIAFSVIKNALFKVMQLKDTSTLGDHIVVQGGTFYNDAVLRCMEKLLDREVIRPDIAGLMGAYGAAILALEADERPEEKSQLLSSEELAEFTVATSSYRCQGCGNKCLVTMQKFPDGGKYFTGNRCERGAGGSKATHEVPNIYQYKYDRLFKAYAPNEGAKRGRIGLPRVLNMYEDYPFWFTFFTELGYEVVLSGKSSARMYYKGMATIPSDSLCYPAKLVHGHIMDLVEKGVKKIFYPCEPYNMADDQCQSDNHFNCPIVASYAENIRGNMDILKEEGVDFLQPFLPLDDEKRMVQRLYEELGSHEGLSKQEIKTAVAAGYRELAKYREDVRAFGASILEHIEKTGQQAIVLVGRPYHVDPEINHGIAEMIQSYKLPILSEDAVCHLPIKAQKLSIVNQWSYHARLYRAAQFVAEHPNLTLIQLSSFGCGLDALTTGQTKDILEAHDRIYTMIKLDEVSNLGAARIRLRSLMAALARRKPLPYREVKPIERPHFTADCKAAHTILAPQMAPIHFELIKTALRKYGYNVMIPPMPNKQTTDVGLRYVNNDMCYPAIVVIGQLISALKDGLCDPDHTSIVLFQTCGACRATNYIGVLREALKYAGFPQVPVFACMGLPDETDDFKLTREMLVDVIKAAVYGDALMNVKNRMMPYELTAGSTKALYNKWLERAKEEIRHGSWWKYRKNMKAMVRDFDHLPIDEELWKPKVGVVGEILVKYHPVANNHLEQVLMDEGAEVVMPDFVDFFLYTAYDAIAKRKLLSGSYKEQVFSKMFIRLLEFFRHPMKKALEQSRHFLAPRSIYETARLASRHVSLGNMAGEGWFLTGEMVKLIDEGVPNVICLQPFGCLPNHITGKGVLHELRASYPGANLTAIDCDAGSSEVNQLNRIKLMLSVAKERGPKKEKSTESHFATGKN
- a CDS encoding energy-coupling factor transporter transmembrane component T, yielding MLSDITIGQYYPGRSLLHRLDPRVKIMLLLLLMAEIFIFSNWFAYGALILLTGLLMLASGVPVLVLLKSIRPLLWIIVLTFIIHLLGTPGEEVAKLGPVAITQEGISRGSFICLRLVLLILLSSLLTFTTSPVKLTDAMEALLSPFRRFGVPAHELAMMMTIALRFVPTLIEETDRIMKAQQARGVDFSSGGLATRIKAAVPIMVPLFLSAFRRADELALAMEARCYRGGVGRTQMKALAVTRLDYAAVTLMVLLAAGLSALAWLN